From Streptomyces griseorubiginosus, one genomic window encodes:
- the rimO gene encoding 30S ribosomal protein S12 methylthiotransferase RimO, with translation MPERRTVALVTLGCARNEVDSEELAGRLEADGWDLVEDAADADVAVVNTCGFVEAAKKDSVDALLEANDLKGHGRTQAVVAVGCMAERYGKDLAEALPEADGVLGFDDYADISDRLQTILSGGIHAAHTPRDRRKLLPISPAQRQESAASVALPGHGPAVAETPAPADLPEGLAPASGPRAPLRRRLDGSPVASVKLASGCDRRCSFCAIPSFRGSFISRRPSDVLNETRWLAEQGVKEIMLVSENNTSYGKDLGDIRLLESLLPELAEVDGLERVRVSYLQPAEMRPGLIDVLTSTPKVVPYFDLSFQHSAPDVLRAMRRFGDTDRFLELLDTIRGKAPEAGVRSNFIVGFPGETEADLAELERFLNGARLDAIGVFGYSDEEGTEAATYENKLDEDVVAERLARVSRLAEELVSQRAEERLGETVHVLVESVDDEGVYGRGAHQAPETDGQVLLTSGEGLSVGRMVEAKVVGTEGVDLVAEPLQGACSEEAGR, from the coding sequence ATGCCTGAACGCCGTACCGTCGCACTCGTCACCCTTGGCTGCGCCCGTAACGAGGTGGACTCGGAGGAGCTCGCAGGCCGTTTGGAGGCGGACGGCTGGGATCTCGTGGAGGACGCCGCCGACGCGGACGTCGCCGTCGTCAACACCTGTGGCTTCGTCGAGGCCGCCAAGAAGGACTCCGTCGACGCCCTCCTGGAGGCCAACGACCTCAAGGGGCACGGCAGAACCCAGGCCGTCGTGGCGGTGGGCTGCATGGCCGAGCGGTACGGCAAGGACCTCGCCGAGGCCCTCCCCGAGGCCGACGGCGTGCTCGGCTTCGACGACTACGCCGACATCTCCGACCGGCTCCAGACCATCCTCAGCGGCGGCATCCACGCCGCGCACACCCCGCGCGACCGGCGCAAGCTGCTGCCGATCAGCCCCGCCCAGCGCCAGGAGTCGGCGGCATCCGTCGCCCTGCCGGGCCACGGTCCGGCCGTGGCGGAGACTCCTGCACCCGCCGACCTGCCGGAGGGGCTCGCGCCCGCCTCCGGCCCCCGTGCGCCCCTGCGCCGCCGTCTGGACGGCTCCCCGGTCGCCTCGGTGAAGCTCGCCTCCGGCTGCGACCGGCGCTGCTCCTTCTGCGCCATCCCCTCCTTCCGCGGCTCCTTCATCTCGCGCCGCCCCTCGGACGTGCTGAACGAGACCCGCTGGCTCGCCGAGCAGGGCGTCAAGGAGATCATGCTGGTCTCCGAGAACAACACGTCCTACGGCAAGGACCTGGGCGACATCCGGCTGCTGGAGTCCCTCCTGCCCGAGCTCGCCGAGGTGGACGGCCTGGAGCGGGTGCGCGTGAGCTACCTCCAGCCCGCCGAGATGCGGCCCGGCCTGATCGACGTGCTGACCTCCACGCCCAAGGTCGTGCCCTACTTCGACCTGTCCTTCCAGCACTCCGCCCCCGACGTGCTGCGCGCCATGCGCCGCTTCGGCGACACCGACCGCTTCCTGGAGCTCCTGGACACCATCCGCGGCAAGGCCCCCGAGGCCGGCGTGCGCTCCAACTTCATCGTCGGCTTCCCCGGCGAGACCGAGGCCGACCTCGCCGAGCTGGAGCGGTTCCTGAACGGCGCGCGACTGGACGCCATCGGCGTCTTCGGGTACTCCGACGAGGAGGGCACCGAGGCCGCCACCTACGAGAACAAGCTGGACGAGGACGTCGTCGCCGAGCGGCTGGCGCGTGTCTCCCGGCTCGCCGAGGAACTCGTCTCCCAGCGCGCCGAGGAGCGCCTCGGCGAGACCGTGCACGTCCTGGTCGAGTCGGTGGACGACGAGGGCGTGTACGGCCGCGGCGCGCACCAGGCGCCCGAGACCGACGGCCAGGTGCTGCTCACGAGCGGCGAAGGTCTGAGTGTCGGTCGTATGGTCGAGGCGAAGGTGGTCGGCACGGAAGGTGTCGACCTGGTGGCCGAGCCGCTTCAGGGCGCGTGTAGTGAGGAGGCGGGCAGATGA
- a CDS encoding Fpg/Nei family DNA glycosylase: MPEGDTVWQAARRLHEALAGKPLTRSDLRVPKYATADLTGRHVLDVTPRGKHLLTRVEGGLTLHSHLRMDGSWKVYANDQRWTGGPTHQIRAILGNTDRTAVGYRLPVLELLRTTDEHKAVGHLGPDLLGPDWNPERALANLLQDPTRELGEALLDQRNLAGIGNVYKSELCFLLGATPWLPIGALPADRTAHLPALAKKLLEANRDRPIRSTTGRRGQDLFVYGRAPRPCLRCRTSIRVADQGDGSRERPTYWCPHCQTGPTPGTSRRTTN, encoded by the coding sequence ATGCCCGAAGGAGACACCGTCTGGCAAGCCGCGAGACGCCTGCACGAAGCCCTCGCCGGCAAACCCCTGACCCGCAGCGACCTGAGAGTCCCGAAGTACGCCACCGCCGACCTCACAGGCCGCCACGTCCTGGACGTCACCCCCCGCGGCAAACACCTCCTCACCCGCGTGGAAGGCGGCCTCACCCTCCACTCCCACCTCCGCATGGACGGCTCCTGGAAGGTGTACGCCAACGACCAACGCTGGACCGGCGGCCCCACCCACCAGATCCGCGCGATCCTGGGCAACACAGACCGCACGGCCGTCGGCTACCGCCTCCCCGTCCTGGAACTCCTCCGCACCACGGACGAACACAAAGCCGTCGGCCATCTCGGCCCCGACCTCCTGGGCCCGGACTGGAACCCCGAGCGAGCCTTGGCGAACCTCCTCCAGGACCCCACCCGCGAACTCGGCGAGGCCCTCCTCGACCAGCGCAACCTCGCCGGCATCGGCAATGTCTACAAGAGCGAGCTCTGCTTCCTGCTCGGCGCCACCCCCTGGCTCCCGATCGGCGCGCTCCCCGCCGACCGCACCGCCCATCTCCCCGCGCTCGCGAAGAAGCTCCTGGAGGCCAACCGCGACCGCCCGATCCGCAGCACGACCGGCCGCCGCGGCCAGGACCTCTTCGTCTACGGCCGCGCCCCGCGCCCCTGCCTGCGCTGCCGCACCTCCATCCGGGTCGCCGACCAGGGCGACGGCTCCCGCGAACGCCCCACCTACTGGTGCCCCCACTGCCAGACCGGCCCGACCCCGGGAACCTCACGCCGTACGACCAATTGA
- a CDS encoding SDR family NAD(P)-dependent oxidoreductase encodes MAVSAYDLTGRTAFVTGAASGIGRASAVLLAEAGATVHCADRDEKGLHETATHIRDAGGTAHTHPLDVTDREQLRRAITSCDCLDVLAAIAGIMHSSPVLETRDEDLDRVLNVNFKGVLYACQEAARLMIERGTKGSIVTMASGAVDTGGPGLLCYGAAKAAVVQLTKTLATEVGRYGIRVNAVAPGWIRTPMTDRHDDEAQTHTEALMSRMSPLRRVGEPEDIAHAVLHLASTASSFTTGQILRPNGGVSMPW; translated from the coding sequence ATGGCCGTCAGCGCGTACGACCTCACCGGACGCACCGCGTTCGTCACCGGCGCCGCGAGCGGCATCGGCCGTGCGTCCGCCGTCCTGCTCGCCGAGGCGGGCGCCACCGTGCACTGCGCGGACCGCGACGAGAAGGGCCTGCACGAGACGGCGACGCACATCAGGGACGCCGGCGGCACCGCGCACACGCACCCGCTGGACGTCACCGACCGCGAGCAGCTCCGGCGGGCCATCACCTCCTGCGACTGCCTGGACGTCCTGGCCGCGATCGCCGGAATCATGCACAGCAGCCCGGTCCTGGAGACGAGGGACGAAGACCTGGACCGCGTCCTGAACGTCAACTTCAAGGGTGTGCTGTACGCCTGCCAGGAGGCGGCCCGCCTGATGATCGAGCGTGGAACGAAGGGCAGCATCGTCACGATGGCCTCGGGAGCCGTGGACACCGGCGGCCCCGGCCTGCTCTGCTACGGCGCGGCCAAGGCGGCGGTGGTCCAGCTGACGAAGACCCTGGCCACCGAGGTGGGCCGCTACGGCATCCGGGTCAACGCGGTCGCTCCGGGCTGGATCCGCACCCCCATGACCGACCGCCACGACGATGAGGCCCAGACCCACACCGAGGCCCTCATGTCCCGCATGTCACCCCTCAGGCGAGTAGGCGAGCCGGAGGACATCGCCCACGCCGTCCTCCACCTGGCCTCAACCGCCTCATCCTTCACCACAGGCCAAATCCTCCGCCCGAACGGCGGAGTATCCATGCCCTGGTAA
- a CDS encoding CinA family protein translates to MNSPAAQVVRLLTVKGQTLAVAESLTGGLVAAEITAAPGASQAFRGSVTAYATELKHELLGVDATLLDQRGAVDPQVAAQMAAGVRKALGADWGIATTGVAGPEPQDGKPVGTVFVAVDGPSDGASAATGGGKVSALRLNGDRAEIRMESVRSVLALLLEELTSEQTGNERAQDTERNGGF, encoded by the coding sequence GTGAATTCCCCGGCCGCCCAAGTGGTGCGACTACTCACCGTGAAGGGACAGACGCTCGCGGTCGCCGAGTCGCTCACCGGTGGGCTGGTTGCGGCGGAAATCACAGCGGCTCCCGGCGCGTCCCAGGCGTTCCGGGGTTCGGTGACCGCCTACGCCACCGAGCTGAAGCATGAGCTGCTGGGGGTCGACGCCACCCTGCTGGACCAGCGGGGTGCGGTGGATCCGCAGGTCGCGGCCCAGATGGCGGCCGGAGTGCGCAAGGCGCTCGGTGCCGACTGGGGTATCGCGACCACCGGAGTCGCGGGCCCTGAACCGCAGGACGGCAAACCCGTCGGAACGGTTTTCGTGGCTGTCGACGGGCCCTCCGACGGCGCTTCCGCGGCAACCGGTGGCGGGAAAGTGTCCGCGCTGCGGTTGAACGGCGACCGCGCGGAAATTCGTATGGAGAGTGTACGGAGCGTACTCGCTTTGCTCCTGGAAGAGCTTACGAGCGAACAGACCGGGAATGAGCGGGCACAGGATACGGAACGGAACGGGGGGTTTTGA
- the pgsA gene encoding CDP-diacylglycerol--glycerol-3-phosphate 3-phosphatidyltransferase has translation MTGVPASAAGGPSAANGGPVGEVPGTASGAAPGTPTDAVSGTAGEARASVVAGAGVVPGVAVVPEATVVPGEATEAEDGSDAKPARGKKIAAAAVNQASVWNIANLLTMLRLVLVPGFVALMLADGGYDPAWRSFAWAAFAVAMITDLFDGHLARTYNLVTDFGKIADPIADKAIMGAALICLSGLGDLPWWVTIVILGRELGITLLRFLVIRYGVIPASRGGKLKTLSQGIAVGMYILALTGWLATARFWVMAVAVVLTVATGLDYVRQAIVLRRQGIAEREAALEETEA, from the coding sequence ATGACCGGAGTTCCGGCGTCCGCTGCGGGTGGCCCCTCCGCCGCGAACGGCGGACCTGTGGGCGAGGTCCCGGGTACCGCCTCCGGGGCGGCACCGGGCACCCCTACGGACGCGGTCTCCGGTACGGCCGGTGAGGCGCGGGCCAGCGTGGTGGCCGGCGCGGGTGTCGTGCCCGGTGTGGCTGTCGTCCCCGAGGCGACCGTGGTGCCCGGGGAGGCCACGGAGGCCGAGGACGGGTCCGACGCGAAGCCCGCGCGCGGTAAGAAGATCGCGGCCGCGGCCGTCAACCAGGCCAGCGTCTGGAACATCGCCAACCTGCTGACCATGCTCCGGCTGGTCCTAGTGCCCGGATTCGTCGCCCTGATGCTGGCCGACGGCGGGTACGACCCGGCGTGGCGGTCCTTCGCCTGGGCGGCCTTCGCTGTCGCCATGATCACCGACCTGTTCGACGGTCACCTGGCCCGCACCTACAACCTCGTCACCGACTTCGGGAAGATCGCCGACCCCATCGCCGACAAGGCGATCATGGGGGCGGCGCTGATCTGTCTCTCGGGGCTCGGCGACCTGCCCTGGTGGGTGACCATCGTCATCCTCGGGCGGGAACTCGGGATCACCCTGCTGCGTTTCCTCGTCATCCGGTACGGCGTGATCCCGGCGAGCCGCGGCGGCAAGCTCAAGACCCTCAGCCAGGGGATCGCCGTAGGGATGTACATCCTGGCGCTGACGGGGTGGCTGGCCACCGCGCGGTTCTGGGTGATGGCCGTGGCGGTCGTGCTGACCGTCGCCACCGGGCTGGACTATGTGAGACAGGCCATTGTGCTGCGCAGGCAGGGAATCGCCGAGCGCGAGGCGGCGTTGGAGGAGACGGAAGCGTGA
- a CDS encoding DNA translocase FtsK encodes MASRPSAAKKQPAKKAAAPAKGPAKKAAAKKAPAKKAAARKAPAKKAAPPRPAPSPTGGVLRLIRALWLGLAHAVGAVFRGIGQGARNLDPAHRKDGVALLLLGLGLIVAAGTWSNLRGPVGDLVEIIVTGAFGRLDLLVPILLAVIAVRFIRHPEKPEANGRIVIGLSALLIGVLGQVHIACGSPARSNGMQAIRDAGGLIGWGAATPLTYTMGEVLAVPLLVLLTVFGLLVVTATPVNAIPRRLRELGVRLGIVHDPGGDEFAEDDERYDEQWREALPARGRRRGPAPESYDPDGAEQEALSRRRGRPRRSAVPQPAMDRQMDAVDIAAAAAADLDGVVMHGLPPSPLVADLTQGVSVGDRVDTTPVPTPVPAARPKQDAKPRQEKLKVEVADLTKPAPEAPSELPARAEQLQLSGDITYSLPSLDLLERGGPGKARSAANDAIVASLTNVFTEFKVDAAVTGFTRGPTVTRYEVELGPAVKVERITALAKNIAYAVASPDVRIISPIPGKSAVGIEIPNTDREMVNLGDVLRLAAAAEDEHPMLVALGKDVEGGYVMANLAKMPHVLVAGATGSGKSSCINCLITSIMVRATPEDVRMVLVDPKRVELTAYEGIPHLITPIITNPKRAAEALQWVVREMDLRYDDLAAYGFRHIDDFNEAIRNGKVKLPEGSERELQPYPYLLVIVDELADLMMVAPRDVEDAIVRITQLARAAGIHLVLATQRPSVDVVTGLIKANVPSRLAFATSSLADSRVILDQPGAEKLIGKGDGLFLPMGANKPTRMQGAFVTEEEVAAIVQHCKDQMAPVFRDDVVVGTKQKKEIDEEIGDDLDLLCQAAELVVSTQFGSTSMLQRKLRVGFAKAGRLMDLMESRGIVGPSEGSKARDVLVKADELDGVLAVIRGEA; translated from the coding sequence ATGGCCTCACGTCCCTCCGCAGCCAAGAAGCAGCCCGCCAAGAAGGCTGCCGCTCCCGCGAAGGGTCCGGCGAAGAAGGCCGCTGCCAAGAAGGCCCCCGCGAAGAAAGCCGCCGCCAGGAAGGCCCCCGCGAAGAAGGCAGCGCCGCCGAGGCCCGCGCCCAGTCCCACCGGTGGTGTCCTCCGGCTCATCCGTGCCCTCTGGCTCGGCCTCGCCCATGCCGTCGGCGCGGTGTTCCGCGGCATAGGGCAGGGCGCGAGGAACCTCGACCCAGCACACCGGAAGGACGGCGTGGCCCTCCTGCTGCTCGGCCTCGGCCTGATCGTCGCCGCCGGCACCTGGTCGAACCTGCGCGGTCCCGTGGGTGACCTCGTCGAGATCATCGTCACGGGCGCCTTCGGCCGGCTCGACCTCCTCGTGCCGATACTGCTCGCGGTCATCGCCGTCCGCTTCATCCGGCACCCCGAGAAGCCCGAGGCCAACGGCCGGATCGTGATCGGTCTGTCGGCGCTCCTCATCGGGGTGCTCGGCCAGGTCCACATCGCCTGCGGCTCGCCCGCCCGCAGCAACGGCATGCAGGCCATAAGGGACGCGGGCGGCCTCATCGGCTGGGGAGCGGCTACCCCGCTGACGTACACCATGGGCGAGGTCCTCGCCGTACCGCTGCTCGTGCTGCTGACCGTCTTCGGCCTGCTCGTCGTCACCGCCACCCCGGTCAACGCCATCCCGCGGCGGCTGCGGGAGCTCGGGGTGCGGCTCGGCATCGTGCACGACCCGGGCGGTGACGAATTCGCCGAGGACGACGAGCGGTACGACGAGCAGTGGCGCGAGGCGCTGCCCGCGCGCGGTCGCAGGCGCGGTCCCGCGCCCGAGTCGTACGACCCCGACGGCGCGGAGCAGGAAGCCCTCTCGCGGCGTCGCGGGCGTCCCAGGCGCTCCGCGGTGCCACAGCCCGCGATGGACCGGCAGATGGACGCCGTGGACATCGCCGCGGCCGCCGCCGCGGACCTGGACGGCGTGGTCATGCACGGCCTGCCGCCCTCGCCGCTGGTCGCCGATCTCACCCAGGGTGTGAGCGTGGGCGACCGGGTGGACACGACCCCGGTGCCCACGCCGGTCCCGGCCGCCCGGCCCAAGCAGGACGCCAAGCCCAGGCAGGAGAAGCTCAAGGTCGAGGTCGCCGACCTCACCAAGCCCGCTCCCGAGGCGCCGAGCGAGCTGCCCGCGCGCGCGGAGCAGCTCCAGCTGTCCGGCGACATCACCTACTCGCTGCCCTCCCTCGACCTGCTGGAGCGTGGTGGGCCGGGTAAGGCGCGCAGCGCGGCCAACGACGCCATAGTCGCGTCGCTGACGAACGTCTTCACCGAGTTCAAGGTCGACGCCGCCGTCACCGGCTTCACGCGCGGGCCGACGGTCACGCGCTACGAGGTCGAGCTCGGCCCCGCCGTCAAGGTCGAGCGGATCACCGCGCTGGCCAAGAACATCGCGTACGCCGTCGCCAGTCCGGACGTGCGGATCATCTCGCCGATCCCGGGCAAGTCCGCGGTCGGCATCGAGATCCCCAACACCGACCGGGAGATGGTCAACCTCGGCGACGTGCTGCGGCTCGCGGCCGCCGCCGAGGACGAGCACCCCATGCTGGTCGCGCTCGGCAAGGACGTCGAGGGCGGCTATGTGATGGCCAACCTCGCGAAGATGCCGCACGTGCTCGTCGCCGGGGCCACCGGTTCGGGTAAGTCGTCGTGCATCAACTGCCTGATCACGTCCATCATGGTGCGCGCGACCCCCGAGGACGTGCGCATGGTCCTGGTCGACCCCAAGCGCGTGGAGCTGACGGCCTACGAGGGCATCCCGCACCTGATCACGCCGATCATCACCAACCCGAAGCGGGCCGCCGAGGCGCTCCAGTGGGTCGTACGCGAGATGGACCTGCGCTACGACGACCTCGCGGCCTACGGGTTCCGGCACATCGACGACTTCAACGAGGCCATCAGGAACGGCAAGGTCAAGCTGCCCGAGGGCAGCGAGCGCGAGCTCCAGCCGTACCCGTATCTGCTGGTGATCGTCGACGAGCTCGCCGACCTGATGATGGTCGCGCCCCGGGACGTCGAGGACGCGATCGTGCGCATCACGCAGCTCGCGCGCGCGGCCGGCATCCACCTGGTGCTCGCCACGCAGCGGCCGTCGGTGGACGTCGTCACCGGTCTGATCAAGGCGAACGTGCCCTCGCGGCTCGCCTTCGCCACCTCCTCGCTCGCCGACTCACGGGTCATCCTCGACCAGCCGGGGGCGGAGAAGCTGATCGGCAAGGGCGACGGGCTCTTCCTGCCGATGGGCGCCAACAAGCCCACCCGTATGCAGGGTGCCTTCGTGACCGAGGAAGAGGTCGCGGCGATCGTCCAGCACTGCAAGGACCAGATGGCGCCGGTCTTCCGGGACGACGTCGTCGTGGGGACGAAGCAGAAGAAGGAGATCGACGAGGAGATCGGCGACGACCTCGATCTGCTGTGCCAGGCGGCCGAGCTGGTCGTCTCCACGCAGTTCGGGTCGACGTCCATGCTCCAGCGCAAGCTGCGGGTCGGGTTCGCGAAGGCGGGACGGCTGATGGACCTGATGGAGTCCCGGGGGATCGTCGGACCGAGCGAGGGGTCCAAGGCACGTGACGTTCTTGTGAAGGCTGACGAGCTGGACGGAGTGCTCGCGGTGATCCGCGGGGAGGCTTGA
- a CDS encoding helix-turn-helix domain-containing protein produces MSIGNSPEDERPFEDDRQEARLSVGHALKQARIAAGLTVDDVSNATRVRIAIVHAIEADDFAPCGGDVYARGHIRTLAKAVHLDPAPLLDQYAADHGGGRPAPTPAAPLFEAERIRPERRGPNWTAAMVAAIVAVVGFVGFTAFKGGDDGGTTQVADGTTPATTKPPTPKSDKTTKDPKPTPSDSAIAAAPQDKVTVQVSAADGKSWILAKDHNGRKLFDGLLQQGDSKTFQDSEKINLVLGDAGAIQLYVNGKKIDDDWQPGAVERLTYTKGDPQVG; encoded by the coding sequence GTGTCCATCGGCAACTCCCCTGAAGACGAGCGTCCGTTCGAAGACGACCGGCAGGAAGCCCGCCTCTCCGTCGGCCACGCCCTGAAACAGGCGCGGATCGCGGCCGGGCTGACCGTCGACGACGTCAGCAACGCCACCAGGGTCCGCATCGCCATCGTGCACGCCATCGAGGCGGACGACTTCGCCCCCTGCGGTGGCGACGTGTACGCCCGGGGCCACATCCGGACCCTGGCCAAGGCCGTCCATCTGGATCCGGCCCCGCTGCTGGACCAGTACGCCGCCGATCACGGCGGCGGACGTCCGGCCCCCACCCCGGCCGCCCCGCTGTTCGAGGCGGAACGCATCCGTCCAGAGCGCCGGGGACCCAACTGGACCGCGGCCATGGTCGCCGCGATCGTCGCCGTGGTCGGCTTCGTCGGGTTCACCGCCTTCAAGGGCGGCGACGACGGCGGCACGACCCAGGTCGCCGACGGCACCACGCCCGCCACCACCAAGCCCCCGACGCCCAAGTCCGACAAGACCACCAAGGACCCGAAGCCGACGCCGTCCGACAGCGCCATCGCGGCGGCACCCCAGGACAAGGTGACCGTGCAGGTCAGCGCCGCCGACGGCAAGAGCTGGATCCTCGCCAAGGACCACAACGGCCGCAAGCTCTTCGACGGACTGCTCCAGCAGGGCGACTCCAAGACCTTCCAGGACAGCGAGAAGATCAACCTCGTCCTCGGCGACGCCGGGGCCATCCAGCTGTACGTCAACGGCAAGAAGATCGACGACGACTGGCAGCCCGGCGCCGTGGAGCGCCTGACCTACACCAAGGGCGACCCGCAGGTCGGCTGA
- a CDS encoding helix-turn-helix domain-containing protein → MILLRRLLGDVLRRQRQRQGRTLREVSSSARVSLGYLSEVERGQKEASSELLSAICDALDVRMSELMREVSDELALAELAQSAAATPSEPVPAPVRPMLGSVSVKGVPPERVTIKAPSEAVDVVAA, encoded by the coding sequence ATGATTCTGCTCCGTCGCCTGCTGGGTGACGTGCTGCGTCGGCAGCGCCAACGCCAGGGCCGTACTCTGCGCGAAGTCTCCTCGTCCGCCCGAGTCTCACTCGGCTATCTCTCCGAGGTGGAGCGGGGGCAGAAGGAGGCTTCCTCCGAGCTGCTCTCCGCGATCTGCGACGCGCTGGACGTACGGATGTCCGAGCTCATGCGGGAAGTGAGCGACGAGCTCGCCCTCGCCGAGCTGGCCCAGTCTGCTGCGGCCACCCCCAGCGAGCCCGTACCGGCGCCGGTGCGCCCGATGCTGGGTTCCGTCTCGGTCAAGGGTGTGCCACCGGAACGGGTGACCATCAAGGCGCCCAGCGAAGCGGTGGACGTCGTCGCGGCGTAG
- a CDS encoding response regulator translates to MVQKAKILLVDDRPENLLALEAILSALDQTLVRASSGEEALKALLTDDFAVILLDVQMPGMDGFETAAHIKRRERTRDIPIIFLTAINHGPHHTFRGYAAGAVDYISKPFDPWVLRAKVSVFVELYMKNCQLREQAALLRLQLEGGGGKSAVGDAKEPAGLLAELSARLAAVEEQAEALSKQLDDESADAAAVATAAHLERKLTGLRRALDALEPGTGPSPSVSSQN, encoded by the coding sequence ATGGTGCAGAAGGCCAAGATCCTCCTGGTCGATGACCGGCCGGAGAATCTGCTGGCGCTGGAGGCCATCCTCTCCGCGCTCGATCAGACACTGGTGCGGGCATCGTCCGGGGAGGAAGCGCTCAAAGCGCTGCTCACGGACGACTTCGCGGTGATTCTGCTGGACGTCCAGATGCCGGGCATGGACGGCTTCGAGACCGCGGCGCACATCAAACGGCGGGAGCGGACCCGGGACATCCCGATCATCTTCCTCACCGCCATCAACCACGGCCCGCACCACACCTTCCGGGGATACGCGGCCGGCGCGGTGGACTACATCTCCAAGCCGTTCGACCCGTGGGTGCTGCGCGCCAAGGTCTCCGTGTTCGTCGAGCTCTACATGAAGAACTGCCAGCTTCGGGAGCAGGCGGCGCTGCTGCGGCTCCAGTTGGAGGGCGGTGGCGGCAAGTCCGCGGTCGGCGACGCCAAGGAGCCGGCCGGTCTGCTCGCCGAGCTGTCGGCACGCCTGGCGGCGGTCGAGGAGCAGGCGGAGGCGCTGTCCAAGCAACTGGACGACGAGTCCGCGGACGCGGCCGCGGTGGCCACCGCGGCCCATCTCGAACGCAAACTCACGGGGTTGCGGCGGGCGCTGGACGCGCTGGAACCCGGGACCGGGCCCTCTCCCTCCGTGTCCTCGCAGAACTGA